A part of Anolis carolinensis isolate JA03-04 unplaced genomic scaffold, rAnoCar3.1.pri scaffold_10, whole genome shotgun sequence genomic DNA contains:
- the LOC100557534 gene encoding uncharacterized protein LOC100557534 produces the protein MKLLVVLLALTAVTGGQAVTIREAPSSEPKLRPLMEKTFSFGMDCFLAVSRKVVKIIEASDITVVIEQLDKISEKLQEEEKVLPPEIGQVDKILSDLSKTYKVKTPRVFDEWNRRHVQEGEAVMKALEFYVDPVASKVLWCVEWLEENITPVVIQMYQPFDSSFNQALESLGSTLSFYTEEQEQIGEILQTSLEEAAKLFRMGMENLNKQLNPYLIPFLKEYKKYEPALREWLEAPLFPPPKED, from the exons GAGGCCAAGCCGTGACCATCAGAGAAGCGCCCAGTTCAGAGCCCAAGTTAAGACCGTTGATGGAAAAAACTTTCTCATTCGGGATGGATTGCTTCCTTGCCGTGTCCAGGAAAGTAGTGAAAATCATCGAAGCTTCGGATATCACGGTTGTCAT TGAACAGCTGGACAAAATCTCTGAAAAACTCCAGGAGGAAGAGAAAGTGCTTCCTCCAGAGATTGGGCAAGTGGATAAGATCTTATCCGATCTCTCTAAAACCTACAAGGTGAAGACTCCTCGGGTTTTTGATGAGTGGAACAGACGCCATGTTCAGGAAGGTGAAGCTGTCATGAAGGCGCTGGAGTTCTACGTTGACCCAGTGGCCTCCAAGGTGCTGTGGTGTGTGGAGTGGCTGGAGGAGAACATCACGCCCGTGGTGATCCAAATGTACCAGCCGTTTGATAGCTCCTTCAATCAGGCACTGGAGTCCCTGGGAAGCACGCTGTCCTTTTACACCGAGGAGCAGGAACAAATTGGGGAAATCCTCCAGACTTCGCTCGAGGAAGCGGCCAAGCTGTTCCGGATGGGGATGGAGAACCTCAACAAGCAGTTGAATCCCTACTTGATCCCATTCCTGAAGGAGTACAAGAAGTACGAGCCAGCGCTCAGAGAGTGGCTGGAAGCACCGTTGTTCCCCCCTCCGAAAGAGGACTAA